From one Candidatus Neomarinimicrobiota bacterium genomic stretch:
- a CDS encoding DUF488 family protein → MIKAKRVYEEPDDEDGFRILVDRLWPRGMSQ, encoded by the coding sequence ATGATCAAGGCCAAACGAGTTTACGAAGAACCTGATGATGAAGACGGATTCCGGATACTGGTGGACAGACTGTGGCCCAGAGGGATGAGTCAATAG